A window of Longispora fulva contains these coding sequences:
- the edd gene encoding phosphogluconate dehydratase: MNPVLDAVTRRIVSRSAPKRSAYLARIRAAAHTGPARGDLGCANLAHGFAACGPEDKLVLRTTPRANIGIVTAYNDMLSAHQPYETYPPRLKAALREVGATGQVAGAVPAMCDGVTQGRAGMQLSLFSRDVIAMATAVALSHDMFDGALYLGVCDKIVPGLVIGALSFGHLPAVFVPAGPMVSGLPNKAKARIRQQYAEGLVGREELLEAESQSYHSAGTCTFYGTANSNQLVMEVMGLHLPGSSFVNPGTALRDALTAEAARRVVSLTALGKNYTPIGEVVDEKAIVNGVVALLATGGSTNHTMHLVAMAAAAGIELTWDDMAELSAVVPLLSRMYPNGAADVNHFHAAGGIGLLIRELLSAGLLHPDVRTVAGTGLENYLAEPFLDGETLVWRDGVAESGDKDVLRGVGDPFAPDGGMRMLAGNLGRAVMKVSAVKAEHRIVQAPARIFDDQLDFLAAFERGEFPADAVIVVRYQGPKANGMPELHKLTPPVAVLLDRGLKVALVTDGRMSGASGKVPAAIHVTPEAADGGALALLRDGDVLRLDADAGTVEVLADLTGRAPEGSPKETDAWGTGRELFAGFRALVGPADRGATIF, from the coding sequence GTGAACCCCGTCCTGGACGCCGTGACCCGCCGGATCGTTTCGCGTTCGGCTCCGAAACGTTCCGCCTACCTCGCCCGGATCCGGGCCGCCGCGCACACCGGCCCCGCCCGGGGCGACCTGGGCTGCGCCAACCTCGCGCACGGCTTCGCCGCCTGCGGACCCGAGGACAAGCTGGTCCTGCGCACCACCCCGCGCGCCAACATCGGCATCGTCACCGCGTACAACGACATGCTGTCCGCGCACCAGCCGTATGAGACCTACCCGCCCCGGCTGAAGGCCGCGCTGCGCGAGGTCGGGGCCACCGGGCAGGTCGCCGGGGCCGTGCCGGCGATGTGCGACGGGGTGACCCAGGGCCGGGCCGGCATGCAGCTGTCCCTGTTCAGCCGGGACGTGATCGCGATGGCCACGGCCGTGGCGCTCTCGCACGACATGTTCGACGGCGCGCTCTACCTGGGCGTGTGCGACAAGATCGTGCCAGGGCTCGTGATCGGTGCGCTGAGCTTCGGCCACCTGCCGGCCGTGTTCGTGCCCGCCGGCCCGATGGTCTCCGGGCTGCCGAACAAGGCGAAGGCGCGCATCCGCCAGCAGTACGCCGAGGGCCTGGTCGGCCGCGAGGAGCTCCTCGAAGCCGAGTCGCAGTCCTACCACTCGGCCGGCACCTGCACGTTCTACGGCACCGCGAACTCCAACCAGCTCGTCATGGAGGTCATGGGCCTGCACCTGCCGGGCTCGAGCTTCGTCAACCCGGGCACCGCACTGCGCGACGCGCTCACCGCCGAGGCCGCGCGCCGGGTCGTGTCGCTGACCGCGCTGGGGAAGAACTACACACCGATCGGCGAGGTCGTCGACGAGAAGGCCATCGTCAACGGGGTGGTGGCGCTGCTGGCCACCGGCGGCTCCACGAACCACACGATGCACCTCGTCGCGATGGCCGCCGCCGCCGGCATCGAGCTGACCTGGGACGACATGGCCGAGCTGTCGGCGGTGGTGCCGCTGCTCAGCCGGATGTACCCGAACGGCGCCGCCGACGTGAACCACTTCCACGCCGCCGGCGGCATCGGTCTGCTGATCCGCGAGCTGCTGTCGGCCGGTCTGCTGCACCCGGACGTGCGCACGGTCGCCGGCACCGGCCTGGAGAACTACCTGGCCGAGCCGTTCCTCGACGGGGAAACCCTGGTCTGGCGGGACGGGGTCGCCGAGTCTGGCGACAAGGACGTGCTGCGCGGCGTGGGCGACCCGTTCGCCCCCGACGGCGGGATGCGGATGCTCGCCGGCAACCTCGGCCGGGCCGTGATGAAGGTGTCCGCCGTGAAGGCAGAGCACCGGATCGTGCAGGCCCCGGCCCGGATCTTCGACGACCAGCTGGACTTCCTGGCGGCCTTCGAGCGCGGCGAGTTCCCGGCCGACGCCGTGATCGTCGTCCGCTACCAGGGCCCGAAGGCCAACGGCATGCCCGAGCTGCACAAACTCACCCCCCCGGTCGCCGTGCTCCTCGACCGGGGGCTGAAGGTCGCGCTCGTCACCGACGGCCGGATGTCCGGCGCGTCCGGCAAGGTGCCGGCCGCGATCCACGTGACCCCGGAGGCCGCCGACGGCGGGGCCCTGGCACTGCTCCGGGACGGCGACGTGCTCCGGCTCGACGCCGACGCCGGCACCGTCGAGGTCCTCGCCGACCTCACCGGCCGAGCCCCGGAAGGTTCCCCCAAGGAGACCGACGCGTGGGGTACCGGGCGGGAGCTGTTCGCCGGCTTCCGTGCCCTGGTCGGCCCGGCCGACCGGGGTGCGACGATCTTCTGA
- a CDS encoding BTAD domain-containing putative transcriptional regulator, whose protein sequence is MAGSESVDFRVLGPIEALAGGEPVRLGGPRPRSVLGVLLVHAGQAVPVEHLIDQLWGDAPPASVLHALHVHISSLRKVLGERLVTVASGYMLDAAPDEVDAGRFEALVARGRELLATHPARAAEDLAAALALWKGEPYAGIPAGPDVEAARLRLAELRLSAWEDRVSADLSLGRHAPVAAELAGVVLAYPTRDRLVRAHLLALYRCGRIADAQAAYAALTGVLEAELGVEPGEEVAALARAIDRRDPTLDPPSTIPVPASRFIGRRRELEQLADQLGASRLLTVTGPGGAGKTRLALELARDTAADYPDGAFVVELAALPAGTPVAAVVAAAVNVWERTSEPILRSLVTRLHSARVLLVLDNCEHVVDSCAEVVDTLLRECVGVRVVATSREPLGVPGELVRPLAGLTIPAEDAPGAVAARAESVRLLADRGAAARPGFAVTAANIATARRLTRRLDGLPLAIELAAAQLRTLSLDEVAEHLGRRLDLADRRSRTTPDRHRTMRAAIDWSYQLLEPDEQALFRGLAVFVDGCVAEAAETVTGMGHDVLARLVDQSVVVAEQHTDGTRYRVLELVREYATEQLALSGEAPELRRRHARWYADFAEQSYQAKTAAPRLRMVRAEVPNFRAAVRWCFGEGGEPETAVQIGASMWWYWSDHGMSVEALGWIRRVLDDPAVSLSPEVYVRATRAASALVRGSGDLELARLWGEQSLAACRELGDGQALQSALNGLAFTALAQADYAAAERFALECRAACEEAGNKYRAIVSGTPLGLALCGQGRWEEAGALFAEIREWCGGAGAQPVGTAAATSNLAMVRRQLGDIEGARELYRESLAEYFDLGLATGQMEVLDGLAGIACAEGRHARALRLLTVTDREWDRFGVMEMTNHHRLADRAATRAAAGAALGARAAQIADAVRGLSLAAVVADVLAEEDAPGPAAKVAAGR, encoded by the coding sequence GTGGCGGGATCCGAGTCCGTGGACTTCCGGGTGCTCGGGCCGATCGAGGCCCTGGCGGGAGGCGAGCCGGTGCGTCTGGGGGGTCCCCGGCCGCGTTCCGTCCTCGGTGTCCTGTTGGTGCACGCCGGGCAGGCCGTGCCCGTCGAGCACCTGATCGACCAGTTATGGGGCGACGCCCCGCCGGCCAGCGTCCTGCACGCGCTGCACGTGCACATCTCGTCCCTGCGCAAGGTGCTCGGCGAGCGGCTGGTCACGGTCGCCTCCGGGTACATGCTCGACGCGGCCCCCGACGAGGTCGACGCCGGCCGGTTCGAGGCCCTCGTCGCCCGGGGCAGGGAACTGCTCGCCACCCACCCGGCCCGGGCCGCCGAGGACCTCGCGGCGGCGCTCGCCCTGTGGAAGGGCGAGCCCTACGCCGGCATCCCGGCCGGCCCCGACGTCGAGGCCGCCCGGCTCCGGCTCGCCGAACTGCGGCTGTCGGCGTGGGAGGACCGGGTGTCCGCGGACCTGTCCCTCGGCCGGCACGCCCCGGTCGCCGCAGAGCTGGCCGGCGTCGTCCTCGCGTACCCGACCCGCGACCGGCTCGTCCGGGCCCACCTGCTCGCGCTGTACCGGTGCGGCCGGATCGCCGACGCCCAGGCGGCGTACGCGGCGCTGACCGGAGTGCTGGAGGCCGAGCTGGGCGTCGAACCCGGCGAGGAGGTCGCGGCGCTCGCCCGGGCCATCGACCGCCGGGACCCGACCCTCGACCCGCCCTCGACGATCCCCGTGCCGGCCAGCCGGTTCATCGGCCGCCGGCGGGAGCTCGAACAGCTCGCCGACCAGCTCGGCGCGTCCCGGCTGCTGACCGTGACCGGCCCGGGCGGGGCCGGCAAGACCAGACTCGCCCTGGAACTGGCCCGCGACACGGCGGCCGACTACCCCGACGGCGCGTTCGTCGTCGAGCTGGCGGCCCTGCCCGCCGGCACCCCCGTCGCCGCCGTGGTCGCCGCGGCCGTCAACGTGTGGGAACGCACCTCAGAGCCCATCCTGCGCAGCCTCGTCACCCGGCTGCACAGCGCCAGGGTGCTCCTGGTCCTGGACAACTGCGAGCACGTCGTCGACAGCTGCGCGGAGGTCGTCGACACCCTGCTCCGCGAGTGCGTGGGCGTGCGCGTCGTCGCCACCAGCCGTGAACCGCTCGGCGTGCCCGGCGAGCTGGTCCGACCCCTGGCCGGCCTGACCATCCCGGCCGAGGACGCCCCCGGCGCCGTGGCCGCCCGGGCCGAGTCGGTCCGGCTGCTCGCCGACCGGGGCGCCGCCGCCCGGCCCGGGTTCGCCGTCACGGCCGCCAACATCGCCACCGCCCGCCGGCTCACCCGCCGGCTCGACGGCCTGCCCCTGGCGATCGAGCTGGCGGCGGCCCAGCTGCGCACCCTGTCCCTCGACGAGGTCGCCGAACACCTCGGCCGCCGGCTCGACCTGGCCGACCGCCGGTCGCGGACCACCCCGGACCGGCACCGCACGATGCGCGCCGCCATCGACTGGAGCTACCAGCTCCTCGAACCCGACGAGCAGGCACTGTTCCGCGGGCTCGCCGTCTTCGTCGACGGCTGTGTCGCCGAGGCCGCCGAGACCGTGACCGGGATGGGGCACGACGTGCTCGCCCGGCTCGTCGACCAGTCCGTGGTGGTCGCCGAGCAGCACACCGACGGCACCCGGTACCGGGTGCTGGAGCTGGTCCGCGAGTACGCGACGGAGCAGTTGGCGCTGTCGGGGGAGGCCCCGGAGCTGCGGCGCCGGCACGCGCGGTGGTACGCGGACTTCGCCGAGCAGTCCTACCAGGCCAAGACCGCCGCCCCCCGGCTGCGGATGGTCCGGGCGGAGGTGCCCAACTTCCGCGCCGCCGTGCGCTGGTGCTTCGGCGAGGGCGGCGAGCCGGAGACCGCCGTCCAGATCGGCGCGTCCATGTGGTGGTACTGGAGCGACCACGGCATGAGCGTCGAGGCCCTCGGCTGGATCCGCCGGGTGCTCGACGATCCGGCGGTGTCACTGTCCCCTGAGGTGTACGTCCGGGCGACCCGCGCGGCGTCCGCCCTGGTCCGGGGCTCGGGCGACCTCGAACTGGCCCGGCTGTGGGGCGAGCAGTCCCTGGCGGCCTGCCGGGAACTCGGGGACGGCCAGGCGCTGCAGAGCGCGCTGAACGGCCTGGCGTTCACAGCCCTGGCCCAGGCGGACTACGCCGCGGCGGAACGGTTCGCGCTCGAGTGCAGGGCCGCGTGCGAGGAGGCCGGGAACAAGTACCGGGCGATCGTGTCCGGCACCCCGCTCGGCCTCGCGCTGTGCGGGCAGGGCCGGTGGGAGGAGGCCGGGGCGCTGTTCGCCGAGATCCGGGAGTGGTGCGGGGGAGCCGGCGCGCAACCTGTGGGCACGGCCGCCGCGACCAGCAACCTGGCCATGGTGCGCCGCCAGCTCGGCGACATCGAGGGCGCGCGGGAACTGTACCGCGAGAGCCTCGCCGAGTACTTCGACCTGGGCCTGGCCACCGGACAGATGGAGGTCCTCGACGGGCTCGCCGGCATCGCGTGCGCGGAGGGCCGCCACGCCCGGGCCCTGCGGCTGCTGACGGTCACCGACCGCGAGTGGGACCGGTTCGGGGTGATGGAGATGACCAACCACCATAGGCTCGCCGACCGGGCCGCCACCCGGGCCGCCGCCGGCGCGGCGCTCGGGGCCAGGGCGGCCCAGATCGCCGACGCCGTGCGGGGACTGAGCCTGGCGGCCGTCGTGGCCGACGTCCTTGCGGAGGAGGACGCGCCGGGGCCGGCCGCGAAGGTCGCCGCGGGCCGCTGA
- a CDS encoding phospholipase D-like domain-containing protein gives MGVDLGGVEFYTGPTVLGGPDDLEAVVLDFIGGAKKVLLIAVQALDSRPVAEAILTAKSAGVRIQLILEGNYLTEDEAVDKPWEPGGANEVNRTIHAALLRARVDIITDLNPELFHQKFMVRDPGLPSAAVLTGSANFTLTDTGANPPAGTGGKKGNNLNHIVVLRGTRITSPYVTEFASLRSGTFGELNQRVEPRPLEVRLGGIRVKPLFAPQQGPEMEIMKQMLKSQSSVDFAMFTFARSSGIDDTMIRLVDSLTRVRGVLDRGQGGQKWAATPDLKAAGVRLFENKPGTGVRKVHHKLMVVDERLTIAGSFNFTAPGATLNDENIIVLGDLEETDPVAEGRQRQVAAFALAEIDRIVNDLGRPL, from the coding sequence ATGGGGGTAGACCTGGGTGGCGTCGAGTTCTACACCGGACCGACCGTGCTCGGCGGTCCGGACGACCTGGAGGCCGTCGTGCTGGACTTCATCGGCGGCGCGAAGAAGGTGCTGCTCATCGCCGTGCAGGCGCTGGACTCCCGCCCGGTGGCCGAGGCGATCCTGACCGCGAAGTCCGCCGGGGTCCGGATCCAGCTGATCCTGGAGGGCAACTACCTCACCGAGGACGAGGCGGTCGACAAGCCGTGGGAGCCGGGCGGGGCCAACGAGGTCAACCGCACGATCCACGCCGCCCTGCTGCGGGCCAGGGTCGACATCATCACCGACCTGAACCCGGAGCTGTTCCACCAGAAGTTCATGGTCCGCGATCCGGGCCTGCCGTCGGCGGCCGTGCTCACCGGGTCGGCGAACTTCACCCTGACCGACACCGGTGCCAACCCGCCGGCCGGGACCGGGGGCAAGAAGGGCAACAACCTCAACCACATCGTGGTACTGCGCGGCACGCGCATCACCAGCCCCTACGTCACCGAGTTCGCCAGCCTGCGCTCCGGCACCTTCGGGGAGCTCAACCAGCGGGTCGAGCCACGTCCCCTCGAGGTGCGGCTCGGCGGCATCCGGGTCAAACCGCTGTTCGCCCCGCAACAGGGCCCCGAGATGGAGATCATGAAGCAGATGCTCAAGTCGCAGTCGAGCGTGGACTTCGCGATGTTCACCTTCGCCCGGTCCTCCGGCATCGACGACACGATGATCCGGCTGGTCGACTCGCTGACCCGGGTCCGAGGGGTCCTCGACCGGGGCCAGGGCGGGCAGAAGTGGGCGGCCACCCCGGACCTGAAGGCCGCCGGGGTCCGGCTGTTCGAGAACAAGCCCGGCACCGGGGTCCGCAAGGTGCACCACAAGCTGATGGTGGTCGACGAGCGGCTGACCATCGCCGGCAGTTTCAACTTCACCGCCCCGGGCGCGACGCTCAACGACGAGAACATCATCGTGCTCGGCGACCTGGAGGAGACCGACCCGGTGGCGGAGGGCCGGCAGCGCCAGGTCGCGGCGTTCGCCCTCGCCGAGATCGACCGGATCGTCAACGACCTGGGCAGGCCACTCTGA
- a CDS encoding bifunctional 4-hydroxy-2-oxoglutarate aldolase/2-dehydro-3-deoxy-phosphogluconate aldolase, producing MTSILDLAPVIPVVVIHDAAHAVPLARALVAGGLPAIEITLRTPAALDAVRAIAAEVPEAWIGVGTVTTPAHVAASVAAGARFLVSPGATPDLHAALADSGLPYLPGVATVSEVLAAVERGLSELKFFPAEAAGGAAYLKALSGPLPDVRFCPTGGITVDSAAGYLALPNVGCVGGSWLTPADLLAAGDWDAVEGLAAKAAGLRP from the coding sequence ATGACCTCGATTCTCGACCTCGCGCCCGTCATCCCGGTCGTGGTCATCCACGACGCCGCCCACGCCGTGCCGCTCGCCCGGGCGCTGGTCGCGGGGGGCCTGCCGGCCATCGAGATCACGCTGCGCACCCCGGCGGCCCTCGACGCGGTGCGCGCCATCGCCGCCGAGGTGCCCGAGGCCTGGATCGGCGTCGGCACCGTGACGACGCCGGCGCACGTCGCCGCCTCCGTGGCCGCCGGGGCCAGGTTCCTGGTCAGCCCCGGCGCGACCCCGGACCTGCACGCGGCGCTCGCCGACTCTGGGCTGCCGTACCTGCCCGGGGTCGCCACCGTGTCCGAGGTCCTCGCGGCCGTCGAGCGCGGGCTGTCCGAGCTGAAGTTCTTCCCGGCGGAGGCGGCCGGGGGAGCGGCGTACCTCAAGGCGTTGTCCGGGCCGCTGCCCGACGTGCGGTTCTGCCCGACCGGCGGCATCACGGTCGACAGCGCCGCCGGCTATCTCGCGCTGCCGAACGTGGGTTGCGTGGGCGGCTCGTGGCTGACCCCGGCGGACCTGCTCGCCGCCGGCGACTGGGACGCGGTCGAGGGGCTCGCGGCGAAGGCCGCCGGACTGCGCCCCTGA
- a CDS encoding LysR family transcriptional regulator: MDVDLRLLRYFVSVAEELHFTRAAERLHISQPALSKQVRLLESQLRMKLLRRSSRHVELTDAGRALLPQARRLLDQWSQSLAATRAAAAEENRTLRVGFVANACGELTPRIFQEFARRRPDWKVTMSQAAWGDPTCGLRDRHVDVAFLRVPVPADECFHQRVLLSEPRWVVLPAGHRLAAHAVVPFAALLDEPFVATPVESGVWRDFWLAVEERAGHPVRIGAEVRSSDEWMEAIANGFGVCFTAESTARFYTRPGVVYRPVDRISPTRVALAWHRDDRRRIVADFVAVCTAVAEG; encoded by the coding sequence ATGGACGTGGATCTGCGTCTCCTCCGGTACTTCGTCTCCGTCGCCGAGGAGCTGCACTTCACCCGGGCCGCCGAACGCCTGCACATCTCCCAGCCCGCGCTGTCCAAGCAGGTCAGGCTCCTGGAGAGCCAGTTGCGGATGAAGTTGCTCCGCCGTTCCAGTCGACACGTCGAGCTCACCGACGCCGGCCGCGCGCTGCTGCCCCAGGCCCGCCGGCTGCTCGACCAGTGGTCGCAGTCGCTCGCCGCCACCCGTGCGGCGGCCGCCGAGGAGAACCGCACCCTGCGGGTCGGTTTCGTCGCTAACGCGTGCGGCGAGCTGACGCCGCGGATCTTCCAGGAGTTCGCCCGCCGCCGGCCGGACTGGAAGGTGACCATGTCCCAGGCCGCGTGGGGCGACCCGACGTGCGGGCTGCGCGACCGCCACGTCGACGTCGCCTTCCTGCGGGTGCCCGTCCCGGCCGACGAGTGCTTCCACCAGCGGGTCCTGCTCAGCGAGCCCCGCTGGGTCGTCCTGCCGGCCGGGCACCGGCTCGCCGCCCACGCCGTGGTGCCGTTCGCGGCCCTGCTCGATGAGCCGTTCGTGGCCACCCCGGTCGAGTCCGGGGTGTGGCGCGACTTCTGGCTGGCCGTCGAGGAGCGCGCCGGGCACCCGGTCAGGATCGGCGCCGAGGTCCGTTCGTCCGACGAGTGGATGGAGGCCATCGCCAACGGCTTCGGGGTGTGCTTCACCGCCGAGTCGACGGCCCGGTTCTACACCCGCCCCGGGGTGGTCTACCGCCCGGTGGACCGGATCTCCCCGACCCGGGTGGCGCTGGCGTGGCACCGCGACGACCGACGCCGGATCGTCGCCGATTTCGTGGCCGTCTGCACGGCCGTCGCCGAGGGATAG
- a CDS encoding response regulator, translated as MIRVLLADDQALVRGGFRALLAAQDGMDVVAEAPDGAEAVRLTRELRPDVVLMDIRMPRLDGIEATRQIAADPALADVRVVILTTFEHDEYVFEALRVGASGFLVKDTEPADLIQAVRVVARGDALLSPGVTRRLIAEFATRSRGPAAARDLGVLTDREREVMALAAGGLTNEEIAERLFLSPATAKTHVSRAMVKLGARDRAQLVVMAYESGLVRPGWAD; from the coding sequence ATGATCCGCGTACTGCTCGCCGACGACCAGGCCCTCGTCCGGGGCGGTTTCCGCGCGCTGCTGGCCGCGCAGGACGGCATGGACGTCGTCGCGGAGGCGCCCGACGGGGCCGAGGCCGTGCGGCTGACCCGCGAGCTGCGGCCCGACGTGGTGCTGATGGACATCCGGATGCCCCGGCTCGACGGCATCGAGGCGACCCGCCAGATCGCGGCCGACCCGGCGCTGGCCGACGTGCGGGTGGTGATCCTGACGACCTTCGAGCACGACGAGTACGTGTTCGAGGCCCTGCGGGTCGGCGCGAGCGGCTTCCTCGTCAAGGACACCGAGCCGGCGGACCTGATCCAGGCGGTCCGCGTGGTGGCCCGGGGCGACGCGCTGCTGTCGCCGGGGGTGACCCGCCGACTGATCGCGGAGTTCGCGACCCGGTCTCGGGGACCGGCCGCGGCCCGGGACCTCGGCGTGCTCACCGACCGGGAGCGCGAGGTGATGGCCCTGGCCGCCGGGGGCCTGACGAACGAGGAGATCGCCGAGCGGCTGTTCCTGTCCCCGGCGACGGCGAAGACCCATGTGTCGCGGGCGATGGTGAAGCTCGGCGCGCGGGACCGGGCCCAGCTCGTCGTGATGGCGTACGAATCGGGCCTGGTCCGACCCGGCTGGGCGGATTAG
- a CDS encoding anthrone oxygenase family protein, with translation MNLIRGAVLIAATVTTGLIAGLFYSFSVAVMPGLRQVEDRSFVDTMQRINVAIINGWFMLCFVGALLLTALAAVLHLRAAGRTVLPWLVAAFVLYLVMFVITSAVNVPLNNALDAAGKPGAIADLAAVRARFEATWVGWNVVRAVVSSAAFGCLTWALVLFGRSTA, from the coding sequence ATGAACCTGATCCGAGGCGCCGTCCTGATCGCGGCCACTGTGACCACCGGCCTCATCGCCGGCCTCTTCTACTCCTTCTCCGTCGCCGTGATGCCCGGCCTGCGCCAGGTGGAGGACCGCAGCTTCGTCGACACCATGCAGCGGATCAACGTGGCCATCATCAATGGCTGGTTCATGCTCTGCTTCGTGGGCGCACTGCTGCTCACCGCCCTGGCGGCCGTGCTGCACCTGCGGGCCGCCGGCCGGACCGTGCTGCCGTGGCTGGTCGCGGCGTTCGTGCTCTACCTGGTCATGTTCGTCATCACCTCGGCGGTGAACGTGCCGTTGAACAACGCGCTGGACGCGGCCGGGAAGCCGGGCGCGATCGCGGACCTGGCGGCGGTGCGGGCCCGGTTCGAGGCGACGTGGGTGGGGTGGAACGTGGTGCGGGCCGTGGTGTCCAGCGCGGCGTTCGGGTGCCTGACCTGGGCGCTCGTCCTGTTCGGCCGCTCCACCGCCTAA
- a CDS encoding LPXTG cell wall anchor domain-containing protein, with the protein MTPFLAILAVFAPGIPLGYALTRNALTATVAAPLITGVTAALGTILMLATGGPLLAWSAGLFLAQWAVAGVLLVRRTVAPLPGGTWAEARWLFLPLTPMFLEVLAPPILWDSHSIWWLHAGYFSWGGDFARAAMGNPAVTAFSHTDYPPLTSATTSVVWGVLPGANVWDAQFASAALSFSAIACLVYAVRRITEQAPVVVSRTAAVGVGLAAWSTAPYTVVGGMADALWATSVVGAALLLLFGRKPFAQPALPLLMLAAAALSKNEGYVAAGIVALVVTVRERRNLRRAWVVWLPFAAGQVWSTIAHHVGAVGDVHFRVDTLRGHDAVHRFGTTLAAMWHEAGLYAVLGLAVAVLGGLLLRRRRERLGLGSDVWLWLVVAAYVSSLMVTYVVTPIDLNWWIITSMDRVMLLVVLAACASAAVWAAAACSPLPLEEPAVPEQRAVPPEGALSPELAGSEAP; encoded by the coding sequence ATGACCCCGTTCCTCGCGATCCTCGCGGTATTCGCCCCAGGAATCCCCCTCGGCTACGCCCTGACCCGCAACGCTCTGACGGCCACCGTGGCCGCGCCTCTGATCACCGGGGTCACCGCGGCCCTCGGCACGATTCTCATGCTGGCCACCGGCGGCCCCCTGCTCGCCTGGTCGGCCGGGCTGTTCCTCGCCCAGTGGGCGGTGGCGGGCGTGCTGCTGGTCCGCCGGACGGTCGCGCCGCTGCCGGGGGGCACGTGGGCCGAGGCCCGCTGGCTGTTCCTGCCGCTCACGCCCATGTTCCTGGAGGTCCTCGCGCCGCCGATCCTGTGGGACTCGCACTCGATCTGGTGGCTGCACGCCGGTTACTTCTCCTGGGGCGGCGACTTCGCCCGCGCGGCGATGGGCAACCCGGCCGTGACCGCCTTCTCGCACACCGACTACCCGCCGTTGACGTCGGCGACCACCTCCGTGGTGTGGGGGGTGCTGCCGGGCGCGAACGTGTGGGACGCGCAGTTCGCCTCCGCCGCCTTGTCGTTCTCCGCGATCGCGTGCCTCGTCTACGCCGTCCGGCGGATCACCGAGCAGGCGCCGGTCGTCGTCTCCCGGACCGCGGCCGTCGGGGTCGGCCTCGCCGCGTGGAGCACCGCGCCCTACACGGTCGTGGGCGGGATGGCCGACGCGCTGTGGGCGACCAGCGTCGTCGGCGCGGCGCTCCTGTTGCTGTTCGGCCGCAAACCGTTCGCCCAGCCGGCCCTGCCGCTGCTGATGCTGGCCGCGGCGGCGCTCAGCAAGAACGAGGGCTACGTCGCCGCCGGCATCGTGGCGCTGGTCGTGACGGTCCGGGAACGCCGCAACCTGCGCCGGGCCTGGGTGGTCTGGTTGCCGTTCGCGGCGGGGCAGGTGTGGTCCACGATCGCCCACCATGTCGGCGCCGTCGGGGACGTGCACTTCCGGGTGGACACCCTGCGGGGCCACGACGCGGTGCACCGGTTCGGCACGACGCTGGCCGCCATGTGGCACGAGGCCGGCCTGTACGCAGTCCTCGGCCTGGCGGTGGCCGTCCTCGGCGGGCTCCTGCTGCGCCGACGGCGCGAGAGGCTCGGCCTCGGCTCCGACGTGTGGCTGTGGCTCGTGGTCGCGGCCTACGTCTCCAGCCTGATGGTGACCTACGTGGTCACGCCGATCGACCTGAACTGGTGGATCATCACGTCGATGGACCGGGTCATGCTGCTCGTGGTGCTGGCGGCCTGCGCGAGCGCCGCTGTCTGGGCGGCCGCGGCGTGCAGTCCGCTGCCGCTGGAGGAGCCGGCTGTCCCCGAGCAGCGCGCCGTCCCGCCGGAGGGTGCCCTGTCCCCGGAACTGGCCGGGTCCGAGGCACCCTAG
- a CDS encoding AraC family transcriptional regulator, which yields MDALTGLLDGPRARGAFLLRSVLDPPWSVRVEDRAPLTVVAMVRGTAWIVPEGGAPVRLGPGDVAVTRGPDPYTVADDPGTPPQVVIHPGQRCATPDGVDLAQAMHLGVRTWGNSPDGAAVMLTGTYQLDGAVSRRLLDALPTLLVLADDAWDCPVVPLLAAEIVKDEPGQEAVLDRLLDLLLIAVLRAWFSRPEAAAPAWYRALGDPVVGRALRMLHNNPAHPWTVAGLASETGLSRAALARRFTDLVGEPPMAFLTGWRLALAADLLREPEVTVGAVARQVGYGSAFALSTAFKRVHGVSPQQHRAGVPG from the coding sequence ATGGACGCACTCACCGGGCTCCTCGACGGGCCCCGGGCCCGGGGAGCGTTCCTGCTCCGCTCCGTTCTGGACCCCCCGTGGTCGGTCCGGGTCGAGGACCGCGCGCCCCTGACGGTGGTCGCCATGGTGCGCGGCACCGCGTGGATCGTGCCGGAGGGCGGCGCGCCGGTCCGGCTCGGGCCGGGCGACGTCGCCGTCACCCGTGGCCCCGATCCGTACACCGTCGCCGACGACCCCGGCACCCCGCCGCAGGTCGTGATCCACCCCGGGCAGCGCTGCGCCACCCCCGACGGGGTCGACCTCGCCCAGGCGATGCACCTGGGCGTGCGGACCTGGGGGAACAGTCCGGACGGGGCGGCGGTGATGCTCACCGGGACGTACCAACTCGACGGGGCGGTCAGCCGGCGGCTGCTCGACGCGCTCCCGACCCTGCTCGTGCTGGCGGACGACGCCTGGGACTGTCCCGTGGTCCCGCTGCTGGCCGCCGAGATCGTCAAGGACGAACCCGGCCAGGAGGCCGTCCTCGACCGGCTGCTGGACCTGCTGCTGATCGCCGTGCTGCGCGCCTGGTTCTCCCGACCGGAGGCCGCGGCCCCCGCCTGGTACCGGGCGCTCGGCGACCCGGTCGTCGGCCGCGCCCTACGCATGCTGCACAACAACCCGGCCCACCCGTGGACGGTCGCCGGCCTGGCGTCGGAGACCGGGCTGTCCCGGGCGGCGCTGGCCCGACGGTTCACGGACCTGGTCGGGGAGCCGCCGATGGCGTTCCTCACCGGGTGGCGGCTCGCCCTGGCCGCCGACCTGCTCCGGGAGCCGGAGGTCACCGTCGGGGCGGTGGCCCGGCAGGTCGGGTACGGGAGCGCGTTCGCGCTCAGCACGGCCTTCAAGCGGGTGCACGGGGTGAGCCCACAGCAGCATCGGGCGGGCGTGCCGGGCTAG